The DNA segment TAGCctaatgtgtgtatttgtgtgtgtgtgtgtatacatttatTATTAGCCTTAtgcatgtatttgtgtgtgtgtgtgtgtatacatttattattagcctaatgtgtgtatttgtgtgtgtatacatttattattagccttatgtgtgtatttctgtgtgtgtatacatttattattaaccttatgtgtgtatgtgtgtgtgtatacatttattattaaccttatgtgtgtatgtgtgtgtatacatttattattaaccttatgtatgtatgtatgtgtgtgtgtatacatttattattagccttatgtgtgtatttgtgtgtgtatacatttattattagccttatgtgtgtatttgtgtgtgtgtatatatttattattagccttatgtgtgtatttgtgtgtgtatacatttacaagtattattagccttatgtgtgtatgtatttgtgtgtgtgtgtatatatacatttattgttagccttatgtgtgtatttgtgtgtgtgtgtatacatttacTGTTAGCcttatgtgtgtatttgtgtgtgtgtgtgtgtgtatacatttattattagccttatgtgtgtatttgtgtgtgtgtgtatatatttattattaggcttatgtgtgtatttgtgtgtgtgtatatatttattattagccttatgtgtgtatttgtgtgtgtgtatatatttattagccttatgtgtgtatttgtgtgtgtgtgtgtatacatttattattagccttatgtgtgtatttgtgtgtgtgtgtatacatttattattagccttatgtgtgtatttgtgtgtgtgtgtgtgtatacatttattattagccttatgtgtgtatttgtgtgtgtgtgtgtgtgtatacatttattattagccttatgtgtgtatttgtgtgtgtgtatatatttattattaggcttatgtgtgtatttgtgtgtgtgtatttattattAGGCTtacgtgtgtatttgtgtgtgtgtatatttattatTAGCgttatgtatttgtgtgtgtgtatacatttattattagccttatgtgtgtatttgtgtgtgtgtgtgtgtatacatttattattagccttatgtgtgtatttgtgtgtgtgtgtatatatttattattaggcttatgtgtgtatttgtgtgtgtgtatatatttattattagccttatgtgtgtatttgtgtgtgtgtatatatttattagccttatgtgtgtatttgtgtgtgtgtgtgtatacatttattattagccttatgtgtgtatttgtgtgtgtgtgtatacatttattattagccttatgtgtgtatttgtgtgtgtgtgtgtgtatacatttattattagccttatgtgtgtatttgtgtgtgtgtgtgtgtgtgtatacatttattattagccttatgtgtgtatttgtgtgtgtgtatatatttattattaggcttatgtgtgtatttgtgtgtgtgtatttattattAGGCTtacgtgtgtatttgtgtgtgtgtatatttattatTAGCgttatgtatttgtgtgtgtgtatacatttattattagccttatgtgtgtatttgtgtgtgtgtgtatacatttattattagccctatgtgtgtatttgtgtgtgtgtgtatacatttattattagccctatgtgtgtatttgtgtgtgtgtgtatacatttattgttagccttatgtgtgtatttgtgtgcgtgtgtgtatacatttattattagccttatgtgtatatatatatatatatatatatatatatatatatatatatatatatatatatatatatatataaatatattcatTATTGCCGTGTGTGTATGGTCATTAttaaccttgtgtgtgtgtatgtacaacaTTAGGTCTTGTTCCATTGTACGTGAATGGCTTGCTTCTTTCCGTGTGGCAGCCACGAGGGTCAGGTGCATCAGAAGGGAATGACATGtttggagaagatgaggatgaagAGGCTTTGAGTGATCCCAGACGGAGGGTATCCCCTGATCAGATATGGCCAAGGTAAGTCATTTGTGTAATTTAAAAGTGAACACCAAACACTTTATGTCACTCATGACTCCTGATTGTGTCTTTTCAGCTGTCAAGGCACCTATCTTCCACCAGCGCCAAACTAAATCAGGTAATCGATGtagaaaatggacatgaaagtcaGAGGATGTTTGCTGAGTTGGTGTTTCATGAAACACGAAGGATGGATGATGATATCTGGAGCGCCTGCTATGTTGCACCGATCAATCAGCTGTATCACTTCAAATCACTACAAATCAGGAAAAACCAAGAACGCCAGCAGGCACAGCAGAACgtccaccattccacgctctACTCGCAGCCACCACCACAACTCCTCCAGCCCCCTCCAAACCCCTCCTGGCTCCTCTTGCACAACATTTCCACCCACCTTCACAACTCCTCCAGCCTTCTCCACAGCTCTTCCAGGCTCCTCCATTCCCACATTTACAACCACCTCCACGACCCACCTGTGCTCCTCCACAAACCCCCCCATGGTCCTCCACAAGCCTCGCAGGTTCCTCCACAACCCTCCCATTTTCCTCCACAACCTTTCCAGCTTCCATCACACACCAGCCAACATCCACAATGTCTACGGTTGCCGATGGACCCAGAGCCAATGAAAGTCCACCATTATACTTCCTCTCTGGCTCAGAGGCCCACCCCGCAGCATTCACAGGCCCATGGCAATGCACCTGTTTGGAGTCACTCTCCACAACCCAGTTCATCAGCTGGACCAACCAGGAGACCTTTCTCATCCCCCATGACATCCACTGAACAAGGCCACACAAGCCATTTGATTCGGCAGGCTTATGACACAGCTTCGCCATATTATTCCTTTCTGACCCCTGATCCCATCCTAAATGCATCAGCATCAGACCTTAACATGTCAGCTTTATTATCTAGACTTGCTGGAGCCTCAACCCCAATGCACAAAAGTCCTGTTGAGCAACAGTGTGACAGTGACCACATCACAGATAGTGATGAATGAGTGTTTTGGGGATAGATAGTTGTGTGTCCCTTTTTATTGCTCCAAGATCCAAGAGTTATGTATATTGATAGTGTTGTGCTAGCAGTGTTGTAGTTTGTTTCTTCTCAATAAAGTTGTGTATTGTGTGCTTTGAGACTTAATTTCAATGTGTTTTGTTGGGGTGTGACCTTTTTGTGAGGGGGTCATCATATCATTTGTATCTTGCACTGTGTGATTCTGCAGGAATTTCAAGGTCACACGTTAAAGCAAGCTGCTGTTTCGGTTGTAGTTAGAGTTTCATTTTGGAGGAGTTTAACGATCAAAGTTTACAGAATGTTATTAGATTTTTAATTCACATACTTATTAGGTCACTGAATTCAGAAGGTTCTTAATTTATTTTAACCTCAAAGCatcaggagaatgaaagtcacagGTTGCCGAAGGTTATCAATTTGTTGGATGTTTCATTTTTGcagtaatttattatttttattttaaagatcACAAGTTCCAGAAGGTTGTTATTCCATTTTTATTCCACAGGTATTTATGGAACTTTAAAGGTCACAGATTACAGAAGGCTGTCAATTTGTTTGCACTTCACACCAATTTCATTCGCAGGAGTATGAAGGTCACAGTTTGCTGAAGGTCAAAAGTGgttcattttgcataaatttaatGGCCATAGATTCCAGAAGGTTGCTATTCATTTATATCACAGAACTATTTTGTTTTCTTCAAAAGGTCACATATTACAGAAGGTAGTTATCAAATTTTTATCCCACAGATCTTTGTGCAACTTTAAAGATCACAAATGACGGAAGGATGTCATTATATTTTTattcacagactttttttttaacctcaaaggtcacacattacagaacactgtcaatttgtttgcATTCCACGGCATTTTCATTGACACCAGATTAAAGGTCACAGTCTGTCTAAATAATATTCAGTAGGTCATCTTGCCAGGGCACACTGCCTACAGGGCAGCTGAAATACTCCACAAGGTAGCTCCTTTGCTCCTTGGCTGCTCTGCTTGTGTTGCCATGATAAaggtgctgttgtgtgttggggggtgtggctggatgttttggtgttcttttcttttctttgctcttcaggtggcatggaaactgattcttctgtggagagggtgctggctggagagtcctcaccctcatcaacatcatgtgaagcacctgtgacgggtgctcacatgcaaccttaaagactttcagctgaagcagataattggatggcgttctgcatttaaggcatgtgtgattcaagcagaactgccgggaactcgaccttgtgatgtccgtttgtgagacgctgaggaccgcgcctgggtttgacacatcgttgcccgtgaagcaaggaagggtgaggacacttgctgtcagcacacattaaaggtgattaagtgttcgactaattgttgatagtaacttggtgttttgttacgcagtatactggaattgtgatgggaattgtgcagtttgcttctcactgctgtggcgtgcaggataagtgatcctccacttgttgtgagaagctgctcatttgcataaagttaaaaaagatacagacctgaatgtgttgctgatagcgtgtgtcttttgaaagatattgttgtaactgctgacttacctcacctcttctttgcttcacagagagtcggtttgtcgtgtccaccttggGGGTGTTTggaggtggtagtgagtccaggagcgccgggctttgatccttgcgggcgctggagagcgtgccaacagtcactccaccagagggacgctgtttttgtttttacaccttttatgcacagtgggtgtaataaatatattgtttttggaaccgcttttctggttatttgtagcgctgggttccgtctgacgcaggtccgctcctcaacccgcgtcgacacataagagGTGCTCCATGTCTGGCAGATGGGCATCCTGTCTCCATGATCCTGGGATTATTTCGTGATTGTGCAGCGGATCCTCTTGGTCCAGTGTAGCAACGTCAATTGCAGGGTTTCTGAGTTGCAGGAAGTTATGAAGGACACAGCATGCATGGGTGATTTTGATGACCTTGTCTGGAGTGAGAGGTAAAGTGATGAGAAGACAGCGGAACCAAGCTGCCAGAAGGCCGAACGCATTCTCCACAACTCTTCTGGCTCTTGACAGTCTGTAGTTGTAGACTCTCTGTGAGTCATGTTGCGAAGTGGGAGAGGCTTCATGAGCCATGTCCTGAGAGCAAAAGCATCATCTCCCACAAGGAAGTATTCCAGTGGCTGGTCATCATGAGGCAAAGGGTCTGCTTCAGGCAGGTTCAGTTTACCTGCCTCAATTGCTGCCTTGATAGGGCTCTCATTGAACACACCAGCATCAGAGCCAGAGCCAGTCTTTCCAATGTCAACATACAGGAATTTGTAGTGAGCATCTACAAttgcaagtacaacccctggcaaaaattatggaatcaccggcctcggaggatgttcattcagttgtttaattttgtagaaaaaaagcagatcacagacatgacacaaaactaaagtcatttcaaatggcaactttctggctttaagaaacactataagaaatcaagaaaaaaagattgtggcagtcagtaacggttacttttttagaccaagcagaggaaaaaaatatggaatcactcaattctgaggaaaaaattatggaatcaccctgtaaattttcatccccaaaactaacacctgcatcatatcagatctgctcgttagtctgcatctaaaaaggagtgatcacaccttggagagctgttgcaccaagtggactgacatgaatcatggctccaacacgagagatgtcaattgaaacaaaggagaggattatcaaactcttaaaagagagtaaatcatcacgcaatgttgcaaaagatgttggttgttcacagtcagctgtgtctaaactctggaccaaatacaaacaacatgggaaggtttttttttaaaggcaaacatactggtagaccaaggaacttAAAGCGATatctctcaaaaatcgaaaaatgtacaagaaaacaaatgaggaacgaatgggaggaaactggagtcaacgtctgtgaccgaactgtaagaaaccacctaaaggaaatgggatttacatacagaaaagctaaaagccatcattaacacctaaacagaaaaaaacaaggttacaatgggctaaggaaaagcaattgtggactgtggatgactagatgaaagtcatattcagtgattaatctcgaatctgcattgggcaaggtgatgatgctggaacttttgtttggtgcctttccaatgagatttataaagatgactgcctgaagagaacatgtaaatttccacagtcattgattatatggggctgcatgtcaggtaaaggcactggggagatggctgtcattacatcatcaataaatgcacaagtttatgttgatattttggacaactgaaaggatgtttggggatgatgaaatcatttttcaagatgataatgcatcttgccatagagcaaaaactgcaaaaacattccttgcaaaaagacacatacggtcaatgtcatggcacagggtcaatgtcaatgagcagatctgatctgatgcaggtgttaatttgcgggatgaaaatttatagggtgattccataattttttcctcagaattgagtgattccatatttttttcctctgcttggtctaaaaaagtaaccgttactgactgccacaatctttttttcttgatttcttatagtgtttcttaaagccagaaagttgccatttgaaatgactttagttttgtgtcatgtctgtgatctgctttttttctacaaaattaaacaactgaatgaacatcctctgaggccggtgattccataatttttgccaggggttgtagtacaatGGAGAAGAATCCTTTATAATTGTAGAATAAGCTGCCACTCTTTCCAGGCTTCTTGATGGCAACATGTTTTCCATCGATGGTGCCCACACAGTGAGGGAAATTCCAGTGGTTGTAGAAATGATGTGCCACTTGTTTCCATCCCTCTGCACATGAGAACTTCATCAGATAACTCCTCGATGATGGCCTGGCACACTCGTGGTACAAACACACTGATGGTGTTGTGGGCAACTTGAAATCCATACTGAAGTGACTTGTAGCTGTTTCCAGTAGCCATGAACCTCAGAGTGATTGCAAGCTTCAGCCCCAGTTCAAGGGCCTTCCTGTAGTATCTTGTTTGGTAATCCTCGGTGCTATTCGTGTTAAAAGTTCAAGGAAAGCAGGAGGCTCCAGCCTCATGAAGTTGGTAAATGCTGAAACATCCTCAGCATGCAGCTCCTTCATCAGCCTTTCATATTGTCCATGCAAGAGTCTGCACTGGATCCAAGGTTTCACCCACACACTTCTTGTAATAGCTTGCCTCCTTCTGTGTTCCTCTTCTTCTCTAAGGCGCTCAGATTCTGTGATGGCATCAACTAATGCTCTCAGGGCATTCAGATGCTGCTGAAGTGGAGCTTTTACACGAGGACTATAAAACAACACGATCTGTTTCTGCAAAAACAGTTCACTAATTCCAAGGGCAGCGACGTGTGTGTACTGTGTTCAGAAAACAGACTGGATGAGAGGGACAAAATGAGGCTATTTAAAGTTTAGAGTGAGGGGAGGCAACTGGAAGCACCTGGAAGCAAAACTCGCAGCGCAACGAGACGTCATCGGGCGCAAGTCAACACAGTAATTAACCGGCAATTAACTCCAAACAGCGCGGTTTTTCGGCATCGTCAGGGCGCACTTGCTGGGAGcatccccggtgtgaaaggggcttaagttaaAATCTGTTTCACACCTAAGCCTTCCCTGCTTTACACGTTAATGAACCAAGACGTGCACATCTGCTTTCACAGCAGGACCCCTGCTGATGTCCCAACGAGATGATCTACCCCTCGAGAGGATCTCCACCGCACCGCACCTGCGCACCTGCAGTTCTCTCTACACCGGACTTTAACACCTCCCCCCGTTGAGTTTATCTACGTCTCTTTACCGTGCAACTGCACATCGCAATGAGCTCCTCATCATCTAATGACAATATTCTCctttaaagacagtgtgtgtACATGTAGGTCTTTATGTTTTAAACTGAAAAGAAACATTACTGATTTTTATGTAAAAACACAAAACTTATGtgggttttctacttttcttcAGTGGGTGAGCTCAACTCAACAGGTGAGGGGTGCATGCGCAGTTACGTGTTGGAGCTCATCTCGAGGAGACACGGTCACCTGTTGACATGAGCTTCACTACTGAAGAAAACCCACTTAAGTTTTGTATTTACACAAATATACAGTAATTAGtgttttttcaatttaaaaagcaaagacttgcatgcacacgctgtctttaaagcacaATATTGTCGTTAGATGACGGGGCAGCTCATCTCTACAGAACGCCGGGCGATGTACATTTGATTGTTCTCTGGGTAATGTGTATTAGAATTCTAA comes from the Thalassophryne amazonica chromosome 8, fThaAma1.1, whole genome shotgun sequence genome and includes:
- the LOC117515418 gene encoding extensin-like — encoded protein: MAKLSRHLSSTSAKLNQVIDVENGHESQRMFAELVFHETRRMDDDIWSACYVAPINQLYHFKSLQIRKNQERQQAQQNVHHSTLYSQPPPQLLQPPPNPSWLLLHNISTHLHNSSSLLHSSSRLLHSHIYNHLHDPPVLLHKPPHGPPQASQVPPQPSHFPPQPFQLPSHTSQHPQCLRLPMDPEPMKVHHYTSSLAQRPTPQHSQAHGNAPVWSHSPQPSSSAGPTRRPFSSPMTSTEQGHTSHLIRQAYDTASPYYSFLTPDPILNASASDLNMSALLSRLAGASTPMHKSPVEQQCDSDHITDSDE